TTTCTGTCCTGTGGAACGCAATCCCTAGCAGCAGATGTGAAGAGTTGCTGAATTTTCTGCAAATCCTCATCGGTGAAAGCTGCGTCGGTTTCCGCTGCAAAATGAAAACCCTAATGAGAAATGAAGCAACGATGTGAACgcagagagaaaagagagggaAGAAGTGGTACTGACTACTGAGCAAGAGATAGGCAGAGCGAAGGGTTTCCCGGGAAGCATCGACTGGGGCCAGTAGAAACTTGGAggccttcttcttctgctcttTGAGCCAGTCCTTTGGTCCTGCTGCGAATCAATTTCAGGGATTAGGGTTTGACAGAAAGTAAGCAGTGACAACAAAAGGAAAGATGGAAGAAGAGTGGTGGCGCGTGCGTACAGATGCCAAATTCGAAGGCGTAGGCAGGTGCAGAGAGGGTGAGAATGGAAAGCAGAGCAATGTCTCTGCGACTGTGAGAGAGAATCGGAGAGAGGTTGCGTTTTGGAGGGAAGGAAGCGTGCGCGGTGGTGAGTGTGGATAAGAAAATCCCTGAGAAATGAGTAACTGTAGCGGGCAACGGCATTGTTAATTGCTTTGCTTTGCGTTTCGCTCACCTGCTTGCTTGCCTTGCGTGTCTGTTTCAAGGTTTGTTTGTTTGgagtttttaagaaaaaaaaaaaagcttaatcctcaaattagtccatgtctttgtctcgccgtctgaaccaggtccctgatcgAAAATATTTGTGGAATCAATCCCTATC
This is a stretch of genomic DNA from Lotus japonicus ecotype B-129 chromosome 1, LjGifu_v1.2. It encodes these proteins:
- the LOC130727730 gene encoding uncharacterized protein LOC130727730, translating into MPLPATVTHFSGIFLSTLTTAHASFPPKRNLSPILSHSRRDIALLSILTLSAPAYAFEFGISGPKDWLKEQKKKASKFLLAPVDASRETLRSAYLLLSTETDAAFTDEDLQKIQQLFTSAARDCVPQDRNSFVAFQANTGVEVCTFRLVVKNAASLLGNKDSVKLKAEVMLDDLIRSFTSISGLASETNIQLASDRKKLGDAVSDTISSLDKFEQGIRDCLEI